From Cyclopterus lumpus isolate fCycLum1 chromosome 2, fCycLum1.pri, whole genome shotgun sequence, a single genomic window includes:
- the dock9b gene encoding dedicator of cytokinesis protein 9 isoform X2 translates to MQGRAGKAPKREMVIESPQQYKSLAEIEEEVEVGSQVAAVKPKIIEPLDYETVLLQRKTQIISDVMRDMLQFPMDDFQISTLRRQGRTLFSTVPETAEKEAHSLFVQECIKTYKSDWHVVNYKYEEYSGDFRQLPNKVLRPEKLAAHLFEVDEDVEKDEDTASIGSQKGGVSKHGWLYKGNMNSAISVTMRSFKRRYFHLAQLGDGSYNLNFYKDENTSKEPKGTIFLDSCMGVVQNSKVRRFAFELKMQDKSTFLLAADSEAEMEEWIGTLNKILHSSFEQAMQEKRNGDLHDDEEHGKTDLSSGSFQDSFQTARDIESKMRSEARLKLFTLDPDTQKLDLSGIEPDVRQFEEKFGKRVLVSCQDLSFNLQGCVAENEEGPTTNVEPFYVVLSLFDVQNSRKISADFHVDLNHPLVRQMTSGSGNKQDLHINGAGDGPLAGRRQASGLPAGALQYPRQGVFSVTCPHPEIFLVARMEKVLQGGITHCTEPYMKSSDSAKMAQKVLKNAKTACSRLGQYRMPFAWAARPVFRDASGTLDKSSRFSALYRQDSSKLSDEDMFKLLADFRKPEKMAKLPVLLGNLDVTIDSVAPDVTNSVTSSYVPVRTFEGNGPGSALLEVEEFVPCIAKCSQPFTIYKNHLYVYPKHLKYDGQKSFAKARNIAVCIEFKDSDEDEAQPVKCIYGHPGAPLFTKQAYATVLHHQQNPEFYDEIKIELPTQLHEKHHLLFTFYHVSCESNSKKKDLVEAPVGSAWLPLLRDGRVIMNEQLLPVAANLPIGYLGSQDGINKHSGSEIKWVDGGKPLFKVSTHLVSTVYTQDQHLHNFFYHCQIMEMSEQASEGELVKYLKSLHAMEGHVMVNFLPTILNQLFCVLTRATHEDVAVNVTRVMVHVVAQCHEEGLEHYLRSYIKYVFKPDPYSSTDVKTVHEELAKAMTAILKPSTDFLTSNKLLKYSWYFFEALVKSMVHYLIESGKVKLSRNQRFSASFYHAAETLVNMLMPHITQKYKDNLDAARNANHSLAVFIKRCFTFMDRGFIFKQINNYMNCFMPGDSKTLYEFKFEFLRVVCNHEHYVPLNLPMPFGKGRIQRFQDLQLDYSLTDDFCQNHFLVGLLLREVGGALQEFREIRQIAIQVLKGLMIKHTFDDRYAAKSQQARLATLYLPLFGLLQENVYRLDLKESAPFSNHNNAREDSLVPNSMVTSQKPGSCIENALHKDVFGVISGTASPHSSTPNVSSVQHADSRGSLVSTDSGNSLLDKSSDKTNSLEKSTHTPSLCSVTTQPHQRERFPRRHSVNVPPLPLDPGGRVPPLNRATKRVTMDFSLLSVPLPGLPQDSDSDHGKHVGSHGENTPIQVFCLTSVTSPPETFGYNLYSKFVTINQIWCFCYFLRGMIPI, encoded by the exons TAAGGTGTTGAGACCGGAGAAACTGGCAGCTCACCTGTTTGAGGTGGATGAAGATGTGGAAAAAGACGAG GACACAGCTTCCATTGGATCTCAGAAGGGAGGAGTATCTAAACATGGTTGGCTGTACAAAGGAAACATGAACAGTGCAATCAGTGTTACTATGCGG TCCTTCAAGAGGAGGTACTTCCATCTGGCCCAGCTGGGAGATGGATCCTACAACCTCAACTTCTACAAGGACGAGAACACCTCCAAGGAACCCAAAGGAACCATCTTCCTTGACTCATGCATGGGGGTTGTTCAG AACAGCAAAGTGCGTCGGTTTGCCTTTGAGCTGAAGATGCAGGACAAGAGCACGTTCCTGCTGGCGGCGGACAGCgaagcagagatggaggagtgGATCGGCACCCTCAACAAAATCCTCCACAGCAGCTTTGAACAGGCCATGCAGGAGAAGAGGAACGGAGACCTGCACGACG ACGAGGAGCACGGAAAAACAGACCTCTCTTCCGGAAGTTTCCAGGACAGCTTTCAG ACTGCCAGAGATATTGAGTCCAAAATGAGAAGTGAAGCTCGCCTCAAACTCTTTACtttggaccctgacacacag AAACTGGACTTATCTGGCATTGAGCCGGACGTGCGTCAGTTTGAAGAGAAGTTTGGGAAGAGAGTCCTGGTCAGTTGTCAGGACCTGTCTTTCAACCTGCAGGGCTGTGTCGCAGAGAATGAAGAGGGGCCGACCACTAAT GTGGAGCCTTTCTATGTGGTCCTGTCCCTCTTCGACGTCCAGAACAGTAGAAAGATCTCGGCCGACTTCCACGTGGATCTTAACCACCCTTTGGTGCGACAAATGACATCAGGCTCCGGTAACAAGCAGGATTTGCACATCAATGGCGCCGGCGACGGCCCCCTAGCTGGACGACGGCAGGCCAGTGGGCTCCCGGCAGGTGCCCTCCAGTACCCCAGACAAGGGGTGTTCTCAGTCACGTGCCCACATCCAGAGATCTTCCTGGTGGCCAGGATGGAGAAGGTCCTGCAGGGGGGGATCACCCACTGCACCGAACCCTACATGAAGAGCTCAGACTCCGCCAAG ATGGCTCAAAAGGTACTAAAGAATGCCAAGACGGCCTGCAGCAGACTAGGACAGTACAGGATGCCTTTCGCCTGGGCTGCTAG GCCTGTGTTCAGAGACGCATCGGGAACTTTGGACAAAAGCTCTCGCTTCTCAGCTCTTTACAGACAGGACAGCAGCAAGCTGTCAGACGAGGACATGTTCAAACTACTGGCTGACTTCAGAAA ACCGGAGAAAATGGCCAAACTCCCTGTGCTCTTAGGGAACTTGGATGTAACCATTGACAGCGTGGCACCGGATGTAACCA ACTCCGTCACTTCCTCCTACGTCCCTGTGAGGACCTTTGAAGGCAACGGGCCCGGCAGCGCTcttctggaggtggaggagtttgTGCCCTGCATCGCCAAGTGCTCCCAGCCATTCACCATCTATAAGAACCACCTCTACGTGTACCCAAAACACCTCAAATATGACGGACAGAAATCCTTTGCTAAG GCGAGGAATATTGCAGTTTGCATTGAATTCAAGGATTCTGATGAGGATGAGGCCCAGCCGGTGAAG TGCATCTATGGTCATCCAGGAGCTCCTCTATTCACTAAGCAGGCATATGCCACCGTCCTGCACCATCAGCAGAACCCTGAGTTCTATGATGAG atAAAGATAGAGCTGCCTACCCAGCTGCATGAGAAGcatcacctcctcttcaccttctATCACGTTAGCTGTGAGAGCAACAGCAAGAAGAAAGACCTGGTGGAGGCTCCAG TGGGTTCAGCATGGCTGCCTCTGCTGAGGGATGGCAGAGTCATCATGAACGAACAGCTGCTGCCGGTGGCCGCCAATCTGCCCATCGGGTACCTTGGTTCTCAAGATGGTATCAATAAG CACTCTGGTTCGGAGATCAAATGGGTCGACGGAGGAAAACCCCTGTTCAAAGTCTCAACTCACCTCGTCTCCACAGTTTACACTCAG GATCAGCACTTGCACAACTTTTTCTACCACTGTCAAATCATGGAGATGTCAGAACAAGCTTCAGAGGGGGAGCTGGTTAAATACCTAAAG AGTCTCCATGCGATGGAGGGTCATGTGATGGTCAACTTTCTGCCCACCATCCTCAACCAGCTGTTCTGCGTCCTAACCAGAGCCACACACGAGGATGTGGCTGTCAACGTGACCAg GGTGATGGTTCATGTTGTGGCCCAGTGCCACGAAGAGGGGCTTGAACATTACTTGAGATCTTATATCAAG taCGTGTTTAAGCCGGATCCTTATTCCTCAACCGATGTAAAAACAGTTCACGAGGAGCTGGCTAAAGCCATGACGGCCATTCTCAAGCCGTCCACAGACTTCCTAACTAGCAACAAGCTGCTAAAG TATTCATGGTACTTCTTTGAAGCTCTGGTGAAATCAATGGTTCATTATCTCATTGAGAGTGGGAAAGTCAAG CTCTCCAGGAACCAGCGTTTCTCAGCATCCTTCTACCACGCAGCGGAGACTCTGGTGAATATGCTGATGCCACACATCACCCAGAAATACAAGGACAACCTGGATGCGGCTCGCAATGCCAATCACAGTCTGGCAGTTTTCATCAAG CGCTGCTTCACTTTCATGGACAGAGGCTTCATATTCAAGCAGATCAATAACTACATGAATTGCTTTATGCCTGGAGACTCCAAG ACTTTGTATGAATTCAAGTTTGAGTTCCTGCGTGTTGTTTGCAACCATGAGCACTATGTCCCTCTTAATCTTCCCATGCCCTTTGGAAAAGGCAGAATCCAAAGGTTCCAAG ATCTTCAGCTGGACTATTCTCTGACCGACGACTTCTGTCAAAACCACTTTCTGGTGGGGCTGCTGCTGAGGGAGGTGGGTGGTGCCCTTCAGGAGTTTCGAGAGATCCGTCAGATCGCCATCCAGGTGCTCAAGGGGCTGATGATCAAACACACGTTTGACGACCGCTATGCTGCGAAA AGCCAGCAGGCCAGACTCGCCACCCTCTACCTCCCTCTGTTTGGTCTGCTCCAGGAGAACGTTTACAGACTTGACTTGAAGGAGTCTGCCCCCTTCAGCAACCACAAT AATGCCAGGGAGGACTCTCTGGTACCCAACTCCATGGTGACCTCCCAGAAACCTGGGAGCTGCATAGAAAATGCTCTCCACAAAGATGTGTTTGGAGTCATCTCTGGAACAG CCTCCCCTCACAGCTCCACTCCCAACGTCAGCTCAGTGCAACACGCAGACTCCAGAGGCTCTCTGGTCTCCACCGACTCTGGAAACAGCTTGCTGGACAAGAGCAGTGACAAGACCAACTCCCTGGAGAAG aGCACCCACACCCCTTCCCTTTGCTCTGTAACTACCCAACCCCACCAAAGAGAGAGATTTCCCAGGAGGCACTCTGTCAACGTGCCCCCTCTCCCCCTGGACCCCGGGGGCCGAGTCCCACCTCTGAACCGTGCGACCAAGCGGGTCACCATGGACTTCTCCCTCCTGTCCGTGCCTCTACCTGGCTTGCCGCAGGACAGCGACAGTGATCACGGCAAACACGTCGGAAGTCACGGGGAAAACACACCGATACAAGTATTTTGTTTGACCTCGGTGACCTCTCCACCGGAGACTTTTGGTTACAATTTGTACAGCAAATTTGTGACGATAAACCAGATCTGGTGCTTTTGTTACTTCTTGCGTGGAATGATTCCAATTTAG